In the Desulfatiglans anilini DSM 4660 genome, one interval contains:
- a CDS encoding heavy-metal-associated domain-containing protein — MEKKTFSIPNISCGHCVKTIQRELMEIPGVTGVEGDPGLKSVVVHWEAPATLDKIKATLEEIHYPPSE, encoded by the coding sequence ATGGAAAAAAAGACCTTTTCGATCCCCAACATCAGCTGCGGACACTGCGTCAAGACGATCCAACGCGAACTGATGGAGATCCCCGGCGTGACCGGCGTAGAAGGAGACCCGGGTCTCAAGTCCGTCGTCGTCCACTGGGAAGCGCCTGCCACGCTCGATAAAATCAAGGCGACGCTCGAGGAAATCCATTATCCCCCAAGCGAATAA
- a CDS encoding universal stress protein: protein MGKKVLVAMDYSENSIRAVQFLSETFSKDHDVTLFSVLPNLAAACELEGGGVTPYFAAQKNAFCEVEEQKRQLVQTAVTKAKDMLVECGFQPEHVHMKVEPQKDGVARDIIHEAEAGYDVVVMGRKGLSAFKEFFLGSVSQKVLQGIKNLPIMLVG, encoded by the coding sequence ATGGGCAAGAAGGTGCTGGTCGCGATGGATTATTCTGAAAACTCGATTAGGGCGGTTCAATTTCTTTCCGAAACCTTCAGTAAAGATCATGATGTCACCCTTTTCAGCGTTCTCCCGAATCTGGCGGCCGCATGCGAACTGGAGGGCGGCGGTGTGACGCCTTACTTCGCTGCGCAGAAGAATGCCTTTTGTGAGGTCGAAGAGCAAAAGCGTCAACTGGTCCAGACAGCCGTGACGAAGGCCAAGGATATGCTCGTGGAGTGCGGGTTTCAACCGGAGCATGTTCACATGAAAGTCGAACCGCAGAAGGACGGTGTCGCTCGTGACATCATCCATGAGGCCGAAGCGGGCTATGATGTGGTGGTGATGGGCCGCAAGGGCCTCTCGGCCTTCAAGGAATTTTTTCTGGGGAGTGTTTCACAAAAGGTGCTGCAGGGCATCAAGAACCTTCCAATAATGCTTGTCGGTTGA
- a CDS encoding Spy/CpxP family protein refolding chaperone: MKKTGMVLGVLLLVGALAYPVFAWGPGRGGFGSGFGDGYGPCRDGGTAAANLTDDQQVQLDELHQRFYNETSEIRNQMWTKQRELNTVMNAEAPDLEKAKGLQRELNGLKGQMAEKRLEYDIEARKIAPEAGNFRAGKGYGKGSRGGKGGYGRCWN, encoded by the coding sequence ATGAAAAAGACAGGAATGGTTTTGGGAGTTCTCTTGCTGGTCGGAGCCTTGGCCTACCCCGTATTCGCCTGGGGCCCCGGACGAGGCGGCTTCGGTTCCGGCTTCGGCGACGGGTATGGACCCTGCCGAGATGGAGGGACCGCGGCGGCGAATCTGACCGACGATCAGCAGGTCCAGTTGGATGAACTGCACCAGAGATTCTACAACGAGACGAGCGAAATCCGAAACCAGATGTGGACCAAGCAGCGTGAGCTGAACACCGTCATGAACGCCGAGGCACCTGATCTCGAAAAAGCCAAGGGCCTCCAGCGCGAGTTGAACGGACTCAAAGGGCAGATGGCTGAAAAACGCCTCGAATACGACATAGAGGCCCGCAAGATCGCTCCTGAGGCGGGGAACTTCAGGGCGGGAAAGGGGTACGGAAAAGGCTCGAGAGGCGGCAAGGGCGGATATGGCCGGTGTTGGAATTGA
- the trmB gene encoding tRNA (guanine(46)-N(7))-methyltransferase TrmB, with protein MGRNYLSLEPVLPWMEMDRPLRWSHIFGECGPTVVEIGFGLGDYLVSQARTCPGKHFVGIETGWLPVKRTLRKISFAGISNVRILKVDAVLAFERLFRERAVESVCCLFPCPWPKQRHAKNRLFSQNFLRLLNSRLMEEGELVIVTDDPAYFAWLQEQVPDTGFRMDPRRVGPQFSTKYEKKWLSAGQEVFYELSLKKHSHWAWPLKEDIGLITYRVEHFDPSRFKPQRCYGNPAVAFKESLYDPVRKKAMIRCIVGEEGFMQNFWVEIVREEGLWHIRPAKGCSLLPTCGVQRALDIVYASIR; from the coding sequence ATGGGCCGAAACTATCTTTCCCTCGAACCGGTCTTGCCATGGATGGAGATGGATAGACCGCTCCGCTGGTCGCACATATTCGGCGAATGCGGGCCAACCGTGGTGGAGATCGGATTCGGCCTCGGAGACTACCTGGTTTCCCAGGCCCGAACCTGCCCGGGCAAACATTTTGTCGGCATTGAAACCGGATGGCTTCCAGTCAAGCGTACGCTGCGAAAAATTTCCTTTGCGGGGATCTCCAACGTTCGCATCTTGAAGGTAGACGCGGTCCTGGCTTTTGAGAGGCTCTTTCGGGAGCGCGCCGTGGAATCAGTATGCTGCCTTTTTCCCTGTCCGTGGCCCAAGCAGCGGCATGCCAAAAACCGGCTGTTTTCACAAAATTTCCTGCGTCTTCTGAACAGTCGCCTGATGGAAGAGGGCGAGCTGGTCATCGTGACCGATGACCCGGCTTATTTTGCCTGGCTCCAGGAGCAGGTGCCGGATACCGGCTTCCGGATGGATCCGCGGCGTGTTGGCCCGCAGTTTTCCACCAAGTATGAGAAAAAGTGGCTTTCGGCCGGTCAGGAGGTGTTTTACGAACTGAGTTTGAAGAAACACAGCCATTGGGCCTGGCCTCTGAAGGAGGACATCGGTTTGATCACCTATCGCGTGGAGCATTTCGATCCGTCACGGTTCAAGCCGCAGCGCTGCTACGGGAACCCGGCGGTTGCGTTCAAGGAAAGCCTGTACGACCCGGTGCGGAAAAAGGCCATGATCCGATGCATCGTCGGAGAGGAAGGGTTTATGCAGAACTTCTGGGTTGAAATCGTCCGGGAGGAAGGTCTGTGGCACATCAGGCCGGCGAAGGGCTGCAGTCTGTTGCCGACCTGCGGGGTTCAGAGGGCTCTGGACATCGTCTATGCATCGATCCGATAG
- a CDS encoding rhodanese-like domain-containing protein yields MKKLAVSVIAFLFLFSAAAVASAADNPLADQEKAVHKEFSAAIPADRLVDVFKLHEAWTKAMADPEYRKKVYFLDVRTHPEFYAFHIRGTDHVHAGHMYTLPKKITDPNAEIYVFCRTAHRAQYVAGFLYKYGYKNVYCIVDGTKDGKKYEGGVVGWAMAGFPFVNQFTGEFVITGYSKELKETGEYNLREFHPY; encoded by the coding sequence ATGAAAAAGCTGGCTGTTTCTGTTATCGCGTTTCTGTTCTTGTTTTCTGCTGCAGCCGTGGCATCGGCGGCTGACAACCCGCTGGCGGACCAGGAAAAGGCGGTTCACAAGGAATTTTCCGCCGCCATCCCGGCGGACAGGCTCGTCGATGTCTTCAAGCTTCACGAGGCCTGGACCAAGGCCATGGCCGATCCGGAATACCGGAAAAAGGTCTATTTTCTGGATGTCCGCACCCATCCGGAATTTTACGCGTTCCATATCCGCGGGACCGATCATGTACACGCCGGGCACATGTACACCTTGCCGAAAAAGATCACGGACCCGAATGCCGAAATTTACGTATTCTGCCGCACCGCACACAGGGCCCAGTACGTTGCCGGGTTTCTTTACAAGTACGGTTACAAGAACGTTTATTGTATCGTGGATGGGACCAAAGACGGCAAGAAATACGAGGGTGGCGTGGTCGGTTGGGCCATGGCCGGATTCCCCTTTGTCAACCAGTTCACGGGCGAGTTTGTCATCACGGGATACTCCAAGGAGCTCAAGGAAACGGGCGAGTACAACCTCCGCGAGTTCCATCCCTATTAA
- a CDS encoding MauE/DoxX family redox-associated membrane protein: MTRLARFFLGGLLVYASIDKILNPAAFAEVVFNYRILPDDLINLTAILLPPFELVLGVLLLLGHWLAGGVLLSSSVLSVFFLSVAFNLARGLNVDCGCFTSSSASASQAEMIWYVVRDALFLVPAFYLLYRLRQTDGTLPGRTNAAGSFRRRALLQAAFILILSAAFAWCVNALRPEPLPLTENWSPASRLELENGEILTISLEEAEEAFANGAAFFADARSTEAYLAGHILGAVNLPWDQFDILFEPVMGPIPLDALIITYCDGETCGLGIELARALRGQGYENVRVLINGWSLWVAQHLPTEP; this comes from the coding sequence GTGACGCGGCTGGCGCGTTTCTTCCTGGGGGGTCTTCTGGTCTACGCGTCTATCGACAAGATCCTGAACCCCGCCGCTTTTGCCGAAGTCGTTTTCAATTACCGCATCCTGCCCGACGATCTGATCAACCTGACGGCCATCCTCCTTCCGCCGTTCGAACTGGTCCTTGGCGTCCTGCTCCTTCTGGGACATTGGCTGGCCGGCGGCGTGCTGCTCTCGAGTTCCGTCCTGAGTGTGTTCTTCCTGTCCGTAGCCTTCAATCTTGCGCGCGGCCTCAACGTCGATTGCGGGTGCTTCACGTCGTCCAGCGCGTCCGCCAGTCAGGCCGAGATGATCTGGTACGTCGTACGCGACGCCCTTTTTCTGGTTCCAGCCTTTTATCTCCTTTACCGCTTAAGGCAGACAGACGGCACCCTTCCCGGCCGCACAAACGCGGCAGGCTCTTTCCGGCGCCGGGCCCTGTTGCAGGCGGCGTTCATTCTTATCCTTTCGGCGGCCTTCGCCTGGTGTGTCAACGCCCTTCGCCCCGAGCCTCTCCCGTTGACGGAGAACTGGTCGCCGGCGTCCAGACTGGAGCTCGAAAACGGTGAGATCCTGACGATATCCTTGGAGGAAGCTGAGGAAGCCTTTGCGAACGGGGCGGCATTTTTCGCGGATGCGAGGTCGACCGAGGCGTATCTTGCCGGGCATATCCTTGGAGCCGTGAATCTTCCATGGGATCAATTCGATATCCTTTTCGAACCGGTCATGGGCCCCATTCCTCTCGACGCACTGATCATCACCTACTGCGACGGCGAGACCTGTGGTCTCGGGATCGAACTGGCCCGTGCATTGCGGGGACAGGGATACGAAAACGTACGGGTTCTCATTAACGGCTGGTCTCTCTGGGTCGCGCAACATCTCCCGACGGAGCCTTGA
- a CDS encoding ArsR/SmtB family transcription factor: MKRFIRVMKALSDANRVKILKILQHRQMCVCEIQAALGISQPTVSKHLKILAEADLVDCRKDGLWVNYFLAGDNANPFAEIMRGNLAHWLNEEKEIAEIITRLPHIRREDICQHGGPATNATCKKCS; encoded by the coding sequence ATGAAAAGGTTCATCAGGGTCATGAAGGCCCTGTCAGACGCGAACAGGGTCAAAATCCTCAAGATCCTCCAACATCGTCAAATGTGTGTGTGCGAAATACAGGCTGCCTTGGGCATCAGCCAGCCGACGGTTTCCAAACACTTGAAGATCCTTGCAGAGGCCGATCTGGTGGACTGTCGCAAAGACGGCCTCTGGGTCAATTACTTCCTGGCCGGAGACAACGCCAATCCCTTCGCCGAAATCATGCGGGGCAACCTGGCGCACTGGCTGAACGAAGAAAAGGAAATCGCCGAGATCATCACCCGCCTGCCCCACATCCGGAGGGAAGATATCTGTCAACACGGGGGCCCTGCCACCAATGCAACATGCAAGAAATGTTCATAA
- a CDS encoding thiolase C-terminal domain-containing protein: MGKVAIIGVGQSAFVRGYPGSIRELAFEGFKDAMRDAQISTKDIDASVVCSAPEYDKQRSPAGVLAEYFGLTPQPTFYLESLCSSSSMGLKVAYALVESGLHDVVAVVGFQKMSEISSAESQERMGRGADIQWESPFGTMMPAYYAMYARAHMAKYGTTSEDLALIRVKAATYGQINEKAVYRKPVTFEMFSDPKSPMASPVASPLRVGDCCANADGSSCVIVANEEKAKAFCKKPVWILGVGSASTAVNLAGRELFTGLTVAQQAGEQAYKMAGVGPKDINVAEVHDCFTIAEMMAYENLGFAKPGEGKDLIRGKETYKEGSIPVNVDGGLLSKGHPIGATGGSQIRTIVLQLRGEAGPMQVKDPAIGLVHNIGGVGLYGNVTILGR; encoded by the coding sequence ATGGGAAAAGTAGCGATTATCGGAGTGGGACAGAGCGCCTTCGTCAGAGGTTATCCGGGTTCCATCAGGGAACTGGCGTTTGAAGGCTTCAAGGATGCCATGCGGGATGCGCAGATCAGTACGAAGGACATCGATGCATCCGTCGTCTGCTCGGCGCCGGAGTACGACAAGCAGCGTTCACCGGCGGGGGTTTTGGCCGAATATTTCGGCCTGACCCCGCAGCCGACCTTTTACCTCGAGAGTCTGTGTTCGTCGAGCAGTATGGGCCTGAAGGTCGCCTATGCCCTGGTGGAATCCGGACTTCATGATGTGGTGGCGGTCGTCGGCTTTCAGAAGATGTCGGAGATCTCTTCGGCCGAGTCCCAGGAACGGATGGGGCGCGGCGCCGACATCCAGTGGGAAAGCCCCTTCGGAACGATGATGCCTGCTTATTACGCCATGTATGCCCGCGCGCACATGGCCAAGTACGGGACCACATCCGAGGACCTGGCGCTGATCCGCGTGAAGGCGGCCACATACGGACAGATCAACGAAAAGGCGGTTTATCGCAAGCCGGTGACCTTCGAGATGTTTTCGGATCCCAAGAGCCCGATGGCCTCACCGGTCGCGAGCCCCCTGCGCGTCGGAGACTGCTGTGCCAATGCGGACGGCAGTTCGTGCGTGATTGTCGCGAACGAGGAAAAGGCGAAGGCCTTCTGCAAGAAGCCGGTCTGGATCCTGGGCGTCGGCAGCGCCTCCACGGCTGTGAATCTGGCCGGGCGTGAGTTGTTTACGGGCCTGACGGTGGCCCAGCAGGCGGGGGAGCAGGCCTACAAGATGGCCGGTGTGGGCCCCAAGGACATCAATGTGGCGGAGGTCCACGACTGCTTCACCATCGCGGAGATGATGGCCTACGAGAACCTCGGTTTTGCCAAACCCGGCGAGGGGAAGGACCTGATCCGCGGCAAGGAGACCTACAAGGAAGGCAGCATTCCGGTCAATGTCGACGGCGGGCTCCTTTCCAAGGGGCATCCGATCGGTGCCACAGGAGGTTCGCAGATCCGGACCATCGTATTGCAGTTGAGGGGCGAGGCGGGCCCGATGCAGGTCAAGGATCCTGCAATCGGCCTCGTCCACAATATCGGCGGTGTCGGCCTTTACGGCAATGTCACCATCTTGGGGAGGTAA
- a CDS encoding Zn-ribbon domain-containing OB-fold protein has product MAGQKKEIDDRFKKFGTVSFTSITKVNDFIDHLEQGKVMGTRCKGCGLTFFPPRADCYKCLGGEMEWFQVSGTGKLVSYSKLEYAPVGFGDDLPYAIALLDYGDYKVFGRIASNVPDEEIQVGMDMRTEVNHLPNGQLNYVFHKA; this is encoded by the coding sequence ATGGCGGGACAGAAGAAAGAGATAGACGATCGATTCAAAAAGTTCGGGACGGTAAGCTTTACCTCCATTACGAAGGTCAACGATTTCATCGACCACCTGGAACAGGGCAAGGTCATGGGCACGCGGTGCAAGGGTTGCGGGCTCACGTTTTTTCCGCCCCGTGCGGACTGCTACAAGTGCCTTGGCGGGGAGATGGAGTGGTTCCAGGTCTCCGGAACCGGCAAACTCGTGAGCTACAGCAAGCTCGAGTATGCCCCGGTAGGTTTCGGGGATGATCTGCCCTACGCTATTGCACTGCTGGATTACGGTGATTACAAGGTCTTTGGACGAATCGCCTCCAACGTCCCCGACGAAGAGATCCAGGTCGGCATGGACATGCGGACCGAAGTGAACCATCTGCCGAACGGTCAGTTGAACTACGTATTTCACAAGGCCTGA
- the prmA gene encoding 50S ribosomal protein L11 methyltransferase, whose translation MSEEVTHRKKWIELSFRIDPVAREALSAFLFDLGSTGIVSEDFGDPALRAYFPSDCDPEAVASRTQVFLEELGRVFTEMERPVWAWQRMEDEDWSLAWRRFFHPTRITPNLLILPAWETPAAEETGHIIRIDPGLAFGTGQHPTTQMCLKALERASSTREAWSMLDLGTGSGLLAIYGVLLGAEPVLALDVDEDALAWAARNLELNFVQQQVTLSKTPVEDCRENFDVVAANLIFGEIMRLLPHLPRLLAPEGLLILSGLLDSQLNEVARASTVHGLAVQDTLLQDEWGCLLCSPVEKG comes from the coding sequence GTGAGCGAGGAAGTGACGCATCGTAAGAAATGGATAGAACTGTCCTTTCGCATCGATCCGGTTGCCCGCGAGGCCCTGAGCGCCTTTCTCTTCGATCTGGGTTCCACCGGGATTGTATCGGAGGATTTTGGAGACCCCGCTTTGCGGGCCTACTTCCCGTCAGATTGCGACCCGGAGGCCGTCGCTTCCAGGACGCAGGTTTTTTTGGAGGAGCTGGGCCGCGTCTTCACTGAAATGGAACGGCCTGTCTGGGCTTGGCAGCGAATGGAGGACGAGGATTGGTCCCTTGCCTGGCGCCGCTTTTTCCATCCCACCCGCATCACGCCAAACCTGCTGATCCTGCCGGCCTGGGAAACGCCGGCGGCTGAGGAGACCGGTCACATCATCCGGATCGATCCAGGCCTTGCCTTCGGGACCGGCCAGCACCCCACGACCCAGATGTGCTTGAAGGCCCTGGAGAGGGCTTCTTCCACACGGGAAGCCTGGTCCATGCTCGATCTCGGAACGGGGAGCGGGCTTCTGGCCATTTACGGCGTTCTGCTCGGCGCCGAGCCCGTCCTGGCCCTGGATGTGGACGAGGATGCCCTTGCCTGGGCCGCCAGGAACCTGGAACTCAATTTCGTGCAGCAACAGGTAACGCTTTCAAAGACGCCGGTGGAGGATTGCCGGGAAAACTTCGATGTAGTAGCCGCGAATCTGATTTTTGGCGAGATTATGCGCCTGTTGCCGCACCTCCCGAGGCTTCTCGCTCCTGAGGGGCTCCTGATCCTCTCGGGACTGCTCGATTCGCAGTTGAACGAGGTTGCCCGCGCCTCGACCGTTCATGGCCTCGCCGTGCAGGATACGCTCCTTCAGGATGAATGGGGGTGCCTCCTGTGCAGTCCTGTTGAAAAGGGGTGA
- a CDS encoding RsmE family RNA methyltransferase codes for MPERSLRRFFVERIDPDATVCRVAGQEAKHIRKVLRMGVGQPLLLVDEVGRRVIGRIASVSPQEVQVLVETLLSPAAAPLVETVLCQAVLKSQRMDWLIQKTTELGVRRIVPFFSERTVVDLYGEKTESKIRRWREIARMATTQCDGDRPPVIEPPLTFAELLARYRDEAALKGILWEKTIGLANLKDILRPNAASPRRFIGMVGPEGGFSEREIEEAAACGFVPLGLGRRILRAETAGMMLVGIVQYEWGDLGEAADRQRQTAGTDATDG; via the coding sequence ATGCCTGAACGGAGTCTCAGGCGTTTTTTCGTGGAGCGGATCGATCCGGATGCCACGGTGTGCCGCGTCGCGGGGCAGGAGGCGAAGCACATCCGCAAGGTGCTTCGGATGGGCGTAGGACAGCCCCTGCTGCTGGTCGACGAGGTCGGCCGAAGGGTCATCGGCCGGATCGCTTCGGTTTCGCCGCAGGAAGTCCAGGTCCTTGTGGAGACGTTGCTTTCCCCTGCCGCCGCCCCTTTGGTCGAGACGGTCCTCTGCCAGGCGGTGTTGAAGTCGCAGCGGATGGACTGGCTGATCCAGAAAACCACGGAGCTGGGGGTCCGCAGGATCGTACCCTTCTTCTCGGAGAGGACAGTGGTCGACCTGTACGGGGAGAAGACGGAGAGCAAGATCCGCAGGTGGCGTGAGATCGCCCGGATGGCAACGACCCAGTGCGACGGGGATCGACCCCCTGTGATCGAGCCCCCGCTCACCTTCGCTGAACTTCTGGCGCGGTACAGGGATGAAGCCGCCCTGAAGGGCATTTTGTGGGAGAAGACGATCGGGTTGGCGAACCTCAAGGATATCCTGCGGCCCAACGCGGCGTCGCCCCGGCGGTTCATCGGCATGGTCGGGCCCGAGGGTGGTTTTTCCGAGCGCGAGATCGAGGAGGCTGCTGCGTGCGGCTTCGTCCCGCTTGGACTGGGAAGACGCATTCTGAGGGCGGAGACGGCGGGGATGATGCTAGTCGGCATTGTCCAGTACGAGTGGGGCGATCTCGGGGAGGCAGCCGATCGGCAGCGGCAGACGGCCGGGACGGATGCAACGGATGGATAG
- a CDS encoding DUF2760 domain-containing protein has product MSEEMTRRLSRSITGWVALWFLVLAAGLVAGGWWYLESLRAGAVMDEQPVLKTLWDARMVLGAILAGSVMVTGILLRLCIGGTVGRQMAEWRPAAPAGGKRVRAERPPEAPARPEAAAESRETAERRALQVVALLQREGRLVDFLSEDLAAYEDAQIGAAVRSIQESCRKVLQKHLALAPVMDREEGEQVTVQAGFDAGSIKLTGNVTGDPPFSGVLQHRGWRATRVDLPTLSGTQDPKLIAPAEVEVQ; this is encoded by the coding sequence ATGAGCGAAGAGATGACCCGACGTTTGTCGCGATCCATCACCGGGTGGGTCGCGCTCTGGTTTTTGGTTTTGGCGGCAGGATTGGTTGCCGGAGGGTGGTGGTATCTCGAAAGCCTGAGGGCAGGAGCTGTGATGGACGAGCAGCCGGTGCTGAAAACCCTTTGGGATGCCAGGATGGTTCTCGGCGCGATTTTGGCAGGCAGCGTCATGGTGACCGGAATCCTTCTTCGCCTCTGCATCGGCGGCACGGTGGGTCGGCAGATGGCCGAATGGCGCCCTGCAGCCCCGGCCGGCGGGAAACGCGTTCGTGCCGAGCGTCCACCGGAGGCGCCGGCCCGGCCCGAAGCGGCTGCCGAATCGCGGGAAACGGCGGAGCGTCGCGCGCTGCAGGTCGTGGCCCTCCTGCAGCGGGAGGGCCGTCTGGTCGATTTTCTGAGCGAAGATCTGGCTGCATATGAGGATGCGCAGATCGGTGCGGCGGTCAGGAGCATCCAGGAGAGCTGCCGGAAGGTTTTGCAGAAGCACCTGGCGCTCGCTCCGGTGATGGACCGGGAGGAAGGGGAGCAGGTGACGGTGCAGGCGGGTTTTGACGCCGGATCGATCAAGCTGACCGGGAATGTCACCGGGGATCCTCCGTTTTCCGGGGTCCTGCAGCATCGGGGCTGGCGGGCGACGCGTGTGGACCTGCCGACGCTTTCAGGCACGCAGGACCCGAAGCTGATAGCACCGGCGGAGGTCGAGGTGCAATAG
- a CDS encoding Hsp70 family protein yields MDKPSYIVGIDLGTTNSVVAYTEAEVEETGFPEIHVFKIPQLVGPGSIAERPVLPSFVLVPGLHDLPPGALALPWDPDGDLAVGEFARDRGAELPHRLIASSKSWLCNTGVDRRAPILPWEGPEDVRKLSPVAASAAILSHIREAWNHGLAKKDANLFLENQEVFLTVPASFDAVARDLTVEAAGLAGLPQIVLLEEPQAAFYAWIEASRDGWRKRVRKGDLVLVVDVGGGTTDFSLIRVSDDRGELELDRIAVGEHLLVGGDNMDLTLAHAVSRSLAAQGRKLNVYQLRGLWSACRSAKEKLLAGGGEDKVPVTVLGRGSSLIGGTLTTQLEREQVNRILMEGFFGLCGREAEPQSTVRTGMRELGLAYAADPAVTHHLAAFLRRAGRAKEGVDGEGLLPTAVLFNGGVMKATGLRRRILEVLRSWGPPPDGVRELSSQDLDLAVAKGAAYYGLARRGKGIRIRGGLGRSYYIGVEAALPAVPGMPTPQKALCLAPFGMEEGTEVTLEGKTFGLLVGEPVRFDFLGSLTRRQDTPGTIVEDWEGEIETLTTLETVLEGEPGTVVPVVLQVKVTEVGALEVWCLAQEGGGRFRLAFNVREHTDRENGR; encoded by the coding sequence TTGGACAAGCCGAGCTACATCGTCGGTATCGATCTTGGGACAACCAACAGCGTCGTTGCTTATACAGAAGCGGAGGTCGAGGAAACCGGTTTTCCGGAGATCCATGTCTTCAAAATCCCCCAGCTGGTCGGGCCTGGATCCATTGCCGAACGGCCTGTCCTGCCGTCCTTCGTGCTCGTCCCCGGGCTGCACGATCTGCCCCCGGGGGCGCTGGCACTGCCTTGGGATCCTGATGGCGATCTGGCCGTCGGTGAATTTGCCCGCGACCGCGGCGCTGAACTTCCGCACCGGCTGATTGCATCTTCCAAGTCCTGGCTCTGCAATACAGGGGTGGATCGGCGCGCGCCCATTCTGCCGTGGGAAGGTCCGGAGGACGTCCGTAAGCTGTCGCCGGTCGCGGCGTCGGCCGCTATTCTTTCGCATATCCGGGAGGCCTGGAACCACGGGTTGGCCAAAAAGGATGCGAACCTTTTTCTGGAAAATCAGGAGGTTTTCCTGACGGTGCCGGCCTCCTTCGACGCGGTGGCACGGGACCTGACCGTGGAGGCCGCCGGCCTCGCCGGCCTGCCGCAGATCGTCCTGCTCGAAGAGCCGCAGGCCGCGTTCTATGCCTGGATCGAGGCGTCACGGGACGGTTGGCGCAAGCGGGTGCGGAAGGGCGATCTGGTGCTGGTGGTGGACGTGGGCGGCGGGACGACGGATTTCAGCCTCATCCGGGTGTCGGATGACAGGGGCGAACTCGAGCTTGACCGGATCGCAGTCGGTGAGCACCTGCTGGTGGGCGGCGACAACATGGACCTGACCCTCGCTCACGCTGTGTCACGGTCTCTGGCGGCGCAGGGCCGTAAGTTGAACGTCTACCAGCTGCGCGGCCTCTGGTCGGCCTGCAGGTCTGCGAAGGAAAAGCTCCTCGCCGGAGGCGGGGAGGATAAGGTTCCGGTCACGGTCCTCGGCCGCGGGTCGAGTTTGATCGGCGGGACGCTCACGACCCAACTCGAGCGCGAACAGGTGAACCGAATCCTGATGGAAGGCTTCTTCGGCCTCTGCGGGCGCGAGGCCGAGCCGCAAAGCACGGTCCGCACCGGGATGCGGGAACTCGGGCTTGCCTATGCCGCCGATCCGGCCGTCACCCATCACCTGGCCGCATTTTTGCGCCGCGCCGGACGCGCGAAGGAAGGCGTGGACGGCGAAGGGCTTCTGCCGACGGCCGTTCTGTTCAACGGTGGAGTCATGAAGGCGACAGGACTGCGCCGCCGGATCCTGGAGGTGCTTCGATCCTGGGGGCCGCCACCCGATGGGGTGCGGGAACTCTCGAGCCAGGATCTCGACCTGGCCGTGGCAAAGGGAGCGGCCTATTACGGTTTGGCGCGGCGCGGTAAGGGAATTCGGATCAGGGGCGGCCTGGGTCGGAGCTATTATATCGGTGTCGAGGCTGCGCTGCCTGCTGTTCCGGGCATGCCCACTCCGCAGAAGGCCCTCTGCCTGGCCCCTTTCGGCATGGAGGAAGGCACGGAGGTGACCCTCGAAGGAAAGACCTTCGGGCTGTTGGTCGGGGAACCTGTTCGATTCGACTTCCTGGGCTCGCTGACGCGACGTCAGGACACCCCCGGAACCATTGTGGAAGACTGGGAAGGCGAGATCGAAACTTTGACGACCCTGGAGACCGTCCTGGAGGGTGAACCGGGAACGGTCGTTCCGGTCGTCTTGCAGGTCAAGGTCACCGAGGTGGGTGCACTCGAGGTCTGGTGCCTGGCCCAGGAGGGGGGCGGCCGGTTCAGGCTCGCATTCAACGTCAGGGAGCACACAGATCGCGAAAATGGTCGGTAA